In Pempheris klunzingeri isolate RE-2024b chromosome 5, fPemKlu1.hap1, whole genome shotgun sequence, the DNA window CATCTTGTGGCAAAATCTGATGTTGGTAAAAATAAGTAGCAATTTACAAAGTCACTGTTGTTGGAACTAATCATTTAAAGGCATATACAGAGTTTTCCTAATTGAAATAAGACACTAATATTTCATTCAGTGTAAGTAACCAAACctattcaatatttttatttcaggatTTAAATTTCCTCTTTCACACAGGCCATGATTTTGGACTACTTTGTGTCTTATATTAAAGCTCATATGATTGGCATTACCATATATGGACCAACCATCAGACCACACCGCTTTAAGTGTTCCACTTGAACGCCAGCCCGTACTGCCAGGCCTCCCACAGCTGAAGGTCACCCTGTTCCTTGACCCTAAAAGCTGTGCTCCTCCTCAGGGTGCACTTCCGTGACCTCTGCCGTAGTCTCACTCGCTGCTTTTGACCTGTCGTCTTCCTGTTCATCATCTGAGCTGTCCGCCCAGCGCCCAACTCGCCTGACTCCTTCGGCCACTGCCGGGGCATTAATGCACGGGTTATGGTCGTAGATGACAAGTTTAAGCCCCTGCATGTGAGACAGGCCTGGGAAGCGGCGGATTTTGTTCCGATCCACGTCAATGACGGCTAGGAAGTGCATTTCCAACAACACTGGTGGGAACACTGCCAGCTGGTTCCCAGCGAGCCAGATACTTCTCAGCTCTTCGAGTCCTCTAAGCTCTTTTGGTAAGCTCTGTATCTGGTTATATCCGAGGTGCAGGGTCTTGAGATTAGAGAGCTCACAAACCACTTTTGGGAAAACAGTGAAGCAATTAGTCTCCAGCCACAGAGTACTGAGTTCCTTGAGCTCTCTGAGTTCTCTGGGGAGGCGGTAAAGCCTGTTGTTACCTAGGTAAAGGATGCTGAGCTGGGGCAatctgcaaacagcagcagggagctCTTCAAAGCAGTTGAAGTCAAGGGCCAGGAGCTGCAGCTTCCTCAGGCCCTGCAGTTCAGCCGGTAAGCTGCTGAGGTTGTTGTCACTCAGGTAGAGCTTCACCAGCTCCTGGAAGACACAGGCAGCAACGGGCAGCCGACGCAACTGCCGGCTGCTCAGGTCCAGGGTCCGATCGAGCGGCATCTCCTTCAGGTCACCCACTAAGAAGCGCTGACAGCGCTCTGAGGGAATGAAGGCGATGACGCCTCGCATGGTGTTTCCCATCTTGCTCACTGTCTCTGAGATACCACTGGTCCTCCACACCAATTCATCACCAGACAGTGGTTGCACTGAGGCAGGCTGTTGGCGTCTTCCAGTAAATTTAACAGCATACCGTTAATGCCCCTTCACCGCCCCTCTGCAGTTATTGATCTGatattatgcaaaaaaaaaaaaaagacaggttTGTGAGAATGCATTGCATCTTTGTAACACTGCCTCAGCATATGAAGCTGCGTGTAGCAGCAGttatatgattattatgatgatTTACACCCTTTCATGTGATTAAAGCCATTCTGGTGAAAATAACAATCACTAGTGGTTAACGAGAAAACAGAAAGCGTAACAGGCGCAAATACGATCATAATGAGAATTGAAAAACACCTACTTTCCAATGTTTTCCTGCTGATGTCCATGACTCACAGCATCTCCTACAGTAAGCCATTTGTTTATTCAACTTAATGAGCTGAAAACGTATTGTATTCTCTGGGCAGATATTCCCCAGTGCAGTCCTCTCACTATCTCTCAGTGGCACTGAGCTTTGCCCTGACTTTCATGGTGATAGCAACCACTGgctgctctctcctccccaTTTGTGTCTAATGACTTTCCCCCCTTCTTCACCAGAGATGacagaggtgggagagagagagagagagagagagacaggaaggagcAGGGTGCCATGGATAAGCATGAGAAGTGCTTTATGATGAAAGAACAGCGAAGGTCATTTACATTCTGTTTTAATCGGCCCGGACATGGTTCTGGGTCTGTGCCACGGTGGGCCTCTACTGTGGAATAATCTCAAGAATTTGTCAGTGTTCGGAGgtagagaggtagagagagtttgtgctgcatgtgttttgttCCGACTTTGACTGTAGTAAATCCTTGgcttgttttgaaatgtttatgcATGGAAGAGaaatacattcaaatgaaaaactaaGAGGTGCACTGATGTGTGGCGGAGGGCGTATAGCTCTGTAGATCTGTGTTTTGACAGTGCCAGCCACAGTTCACAGTCATGACATCAAAGCTATAGCCACTCTTAAAAATATGCCACAAATCCAGGTTCTCATGGTCGTGGGGGGAGTCTTTCCCCTGAGCTGTAAAAAGTGGCATGTCATCCCCACCTGCCCGAGGTGTGATCTGCCCATGCTATCTTGCATACCTTCATTAGGGATATTTTCCAACCAGATAAAACTAGAAGGAATTTCATTTTCCTTATCAGAAGGAGCAATGGTTGTCCCTTGTCTGTTTTCACTCACTGGCAGACTGTTTTTAGCACTTGTCCTTGTCTCCTTATCCACTTACTGCCTGGAGGCCTCAAACAGGCGACAGTACAACCCTGGCCAAGcatacaaatacaaaccatGTGACTGCCACAACAGACCCTGCTCATGACAAGCACAGCTGTAATGAATGATTCTACTAAGTGATTAATGGTCATCATTCATTGTTACAGTCCAATTTGCTCTATAAAGGTCCAAACTAACCTGCCAGGGGTAAAAAAATAAGCTGAACCCTTCAGCCCCTGACTCACTTTTTTTCTGTACCGCAACACCATCAGACCCCAGGATGCTGCGTGTTAAGTTTTCTTAGCATACtcttaataaatgtaaaaatatgtaacATGTCAGAAATGATGATTGtcataaaactacattttgatgCAGAATAAAACAGCACCCACCTTAGGGCCCTTATTATGTTAGCTGACATTGTTTACATTAATTTCTGCTTTAGTATTATTGGATCACACCTGAGAACACAGCAAAAAATATTTGTCACAGTCTTGAGGATTTAAACACGCAGGTATGTGTATTGTTTGAATATTCTGACATGTTAATGAAGAAGCATCCTGTGtagaggctgcagctgcagacagcacagtaCTGTATTTCCATAATGCAAGACACCTCACGATcacaggagggaggcagagaccTGACAGTGGTGCCCTCGTGTCTATTCGCTGCAAAATGTACATCGTTTTAACAAGGTTTTAGCTCCCTGCTCTGTCTGTGGTGAGTGTGCAGCACCCTGTGGGGCTGATGTGGATCCAGACGTGTTCAGTTTTGTGTACGGAAGTGGTCAGCAGGTTGTAAGGTCAGAGGGTAAAGGCTATCCCTCTTTCGATTCAGAATACACACAGCCATCTTGGATCTAACGAAGAGAAGGGAAATTGATGCGGTGAGGATATTTTCCTTATTTTCCGTCCTGTTAAATGGGTTCGCTACACATTTAAATCTTCGGCACGAGCTATTTATCTCGCTGTTTCCCTCCGTTTCGGTCCGGAGCGGGTCTTTAGCCTTTAGCTCCAGTAGCctgtcgctgctgctgctgctgcagcgtaCACTGAGCAGAGAAAACGGACAGCTGACTGTGGATATatggaggcagagagggccCAAAGCACTGCCTAATAGTGGCTGCTGCTTGGTATCTAAGTCAGGCTGTTGTAGAGTTGAAACATTTTGGTACGTTGTGGCAAATAGCCTCCTGTTTGGGTGGCCCGCTTCCAAACTGACCAAACTGTTAagctagctaagctaactcAGACTGATTACAAGAACTTAGCCTGCTAACGGTAGCTACACTGGGGATAGCTaactagcatgttagcatggcTGCTAATCATTTTCTCAACAGTGTCAAGTTAGAAAACTATGCAGGATTTGAGACATACAAATGCCACACAAGTTTAACAGGGGGAGAATTAAGGGCCAGTTCTGCTGTCGGCTGGTTTATTTGATAAAAGTTATGGTTAAGGTAGTTTATTTAGTTCTGAAAGTTCAACATCTTCATCtcttgtgtgtgtacatcagtACAAACGAGACACTCGCCGTTTAAAGGTCTATTCCAACAACCGTATGATACCAAATGTATCACAGTCCATTACAAAGAAATGAGAATAAATGATtcttccaaaatgttgaatgtgATTTAAAGGTGCGCTCATAGACAATACAGTGCTGTGTGTAAAAGGGTTTGGGGTTATGTGCTGGAACATGCAGAATAAATACAATGCAGTGCTCTCAGTTAATGTTAAAATGGTTGTGTTTTAATGATTGCACTGCACTGAAGCAGCATAAGGTGAAACTTAAAGAGGTTAAATGGAGACTCTTGCAACATTATAGATGAATCAGTGTATTTACTGCATGGATTATAAGTATGAATGTAACAATGAAATTGCATTTGTTTGTCCAGTTCTTTACCTCTTGCCAGACTTTCCCCTCCTTCCTTTAACGgcagctctgctctctcctcagGTGACGAAAGGCATGTTTGGTGCTAGAAAGAAATTTGTAGAGTTCGTCGAGGTAGTCGATAACGACTTTACTGATGAAAGCATGTACTACAACCAGCCGTCGATGTTCCCACATCGGTCGGATAAAGATGTGAGTTTATTCGGCACACTTATTTTTGAGTTCACACCAGAGGAGACTTGTTGTAGTTATCTTACTCTGTCCTGTCCTCGAATGTTCCTGCCCCTCAGATGCTGTCCTCTCCCTCGCCATCGTCGTCAGGTCAACTGTCGCAGCTTGGTGCAAGTTTGTACGGTCCACAAAGTAAGTGTTTATTTTGCTGCTAACATAGCAGCTTTCTTATATGTGGCATATTTGAAGTGAAAAGAAATCTGGTGTTTTACATAGTGTGAGCACAACTGCATGTAAATGCATTTATAGGGAAGTCTTGCCAAGAAAACCAGAATCACTGAAAGTTAAAGAGTAGGACATTTTGCATAAGATTCTTCACTGGCGTGCCTGacattatatgttttttttccgtAATGTCTTTGTCCAGGTGCACTCGGCTTCTCGGTAAGAGGCATGGGGAATAATACTCCTCAATTAAACCGAAATCTAACACAAGGCACGCAGCTACCGAGTCATATCACCCCCACAACGGGTGTCCCCACCATGTCCCTCCATACCCCTCCATCACCAAgcaggtgagtgtgtgaagCTGTTCACTTGTTTGTGAGTTTGCAGTTTGGATGCACACTTGAATGGTTtataatagtaaataataaaaaaaaatatatatacacacacacacacatgccgtTTGCCGTTTGACATGACAGGAGCCAAAATGTAAACCCACTAAATCTTCCCTGCCGATGTTTTAACAGGGGGACATTGCCGATGAACACAAGGAACATGCTGAACCACTCTCAGGTCGGTCAAGGCATCGGAATGAGCGGCAGGACCAACAGCATGGGCAGCTCGGGGCTGGGCAGCCCCAACCGCAGCTCGCCCAGTATCATCTGTATGCCCAAACAGCAACCAGCACGCCAGCCCTTCACCATAAACAGGTAGACAGATCCTTATAATTCAGGCATCTTCACTCCTGTGATACATCCTTGTGGAGATCGGCTGTCCTCGACGTTTCCTGATGTAGAAGATCTTCATTTTATGGAAGCTGGTCTtacattctgtttttctttcgtCTTTGCAGCATGTCAGGATTTGGTATGAACCGCAATCAGGCTTTTGGGATGAACAACTCATTATCAAGCAACATCTTCAATGGCACAGGTAAGTGTGTTTGACCCAGTTGGGGCTCCGATTTAAACAGACACTAGTGGAATTTATCTGTGTTTAGAATATAgtgttaatttaaaaagaaaagttttacaaaaaccacagtgagaattatgttttataactAGACGACTAGACCAACGCACAAGACATTCATTTCAAAAAAgttttttgaatttgtttttaaaagttagCTCTTTGTAAAATGCAGTGAACAGAAGTCCATTTTTTTGGTTTCCTTTCCCATTTTTTGCTATGCAaatttgctgttgtgtttgatcAACAGTTTCTACTGagggaaggttttttttttattaacaaggTCTAGTATCTAGTTAATAATTGCCACATTCTTGCACAAATAAATTATGTTGAAGATGATAATGTATATTAAAAGTTCCTAACCTTCTTTTTGCTACAGATGGGAGTGAAAATGTAACAGGACTGGATCTGTCAGACTTTCCTGCGCTAGCAGACAGGAGTCGAAGAGAAGGGACTGGAAACCCAACACCGGTGCTCAACCCACTGGCTGGACGGGCTCCTTATGGTAGGCCATTAGTCTGGAGacaatgtcttgtttttacacacattgGGCTGTAGGCAGAAGCTTCCCCTaggaggggaaaagaaaatcaactAGACTGGGTTCTTAGTAACCGCCAcatctttgttttattgtgcatCTAAGTGTACAGAAAAAAGAGCGGCTTATGAAACCTGTTGTTGTGAATCATTGCTTATTACACTTTGGGGAATTCTAATCTCTATTTCACTGTgctcattgtcatcatcatcatcatcatcatcatcatcatcatcatcatcatcatcatgaagTTGGCATGGTGACAAAGCCATCAACTGAACAGACACAGGATTTCTCCATCCATAACGAGGACTTCCCTGCACTGCCTGGCCCAAACTACAAGGACCCCACGTTGAACAACGATGACAGCAAGACTGTAAGTGTGAGCCTCTGATGGCTCCACAGCACAGTCTGGCAAGGATGTGACGGATGTCAAAGGGAATTATTTATGAGGATTGTATACggattatttttttgtatttaaaactggttttctttgtttttagaaCTTGAACTCCACGAGCAAGAGCACATCCAATGCAGATGGGCCCAAGTTCCCTGGAGACAAGACGGCCTCAGCACAGAACAACAACCAGAAGAAAGGGATCCAGGTGTTGCCCGATGGTGAGACCTCTCAGCCAATCGTATCGCTCCAATTCCACTGAGACACCCCTTCTTAATCGCACAACTTGGGTGAGGCAGTCGGGCTCTCTGCCCTACATTTGGGGTTAGATAATTATTGGATACGCTGCAGGGAGGAAACCAAAAGAATATGTTCAGTATGATACAGACCATCATCATCTTTCCattagtctgtctgtgtccatcagttGTTAAAAAATAATTGGCTTGGTTTGCTCTCCAATGCGTGCACAAAGCGTGGTTTAGAAATATGAGGGTAATGTATTGACAGTAAGTACTAACTGTATATCACAGCCCAGACTCTGCGGCTTGTTGAACTCTGTTGAATTATCCTGCCGCTGCAGGTCGGGTGACGAACATTCCCTCAGGAATGGTGACAGACCAATTTGGCATGATCGGCCTGCTGACGTTTATACGGGCAGCAGAGACCGATCCGGGGATGGTCCATCTGGCGCTTGGAAGTGACCTCACGACACTGGGACTCAACCTAAACTCACCAGAGTAAGACTGAACTTACCAAATCCTACCCTGAATACAGTTACTTTAAAGCGTGTCAGTAGCCAGTGGGTTTGTGCCGACTTTTGACTAGTTAAACGTGCAGTTGAAAATAAGATTAATAAACCAACAGTCCAGTTATGAAAATTGAttgcacatttaaatataatatgacCCATAGTACATGTTGCAGCCACAGATGGTAACCATGGTTACAATGACATTTGTCCTGGTTGTCTTCTCACTGAATATATCTGTGTTAAAGCAAAGGCCTTTGGGCTTTACCCTTTTACCAACATGCCATTTTTATGCTGAATTTTGGCTCTCTTGGCTCTTTGCTTGAGTAAATTCTCTGTGTGAGACTAATGGTGTCATATAACATATGCCTTATTAACTTGAGACATCTGTAGCAGCATAATCTAAGTTTTACTATCCAATTAAACGTAGGTGTGATGATCCCAAACTGTGATAGGCAGTTATTTTTCACAATACTCAACAAGCTGGAAAATGAATTATCTTCTCTTCCTTTGCTGTAGTAGGACATAATGGTTTTTTCCCCAGATAGGCCACCTAAATTTCAGGGTCcatgattttaaaaatactcaAGTGCACAGCAGGTGTTATTGTCCTTTCAGAAGTAACAGCTTATAAGGAGACGGTTTGAATTGTTTGAAGAGTTACTTTCTGTTACATCTGAATTACAGCAACTGTTCATAGCTCCAAGAACTCACTGCAACTTTCTTTCCTGACAGAAACTTGTACCCCAAGTTCGCCTCTCCGTGGGCTTCGTCACCTTGTCGACCTCAAGACATTGGTAAGGCGCTAATGAGAAGTATGTGGAGGAGGAccacttttaatctttttaaatgacCATATTTTAGTGAGTCAGAGCCAATGGAGAGATGTCAGAGAAGACATTTTCATGATGACATATGGCATGTGTATGTAGGGAGAGGGGTTGTGAGGAACCAGGTGAAGATGTAATAGATGTCACAATAATTACACATAATTTGTAACATTGGCCATATGATCCGCTGAAATCTAGTGTTTCAAAGCTTTAGCGCTCATGTTGCACCCTTTGCCTGTAGATATAAATCAGAGGGGAGATGAAGCAGACGCTTGAGACTGGATGTTGATTCTGTGTTTATTACATGTGTTGTAGTCACTTTTTGTAGAGATGCTAACACACTTGTGCTCGCCTTTCCAGACTTCCACGTTCCCTCTGAATACTTAACCAACATCCACATAAGGGACAAGGTAAGTATCAGCTCCAAAACAATAAGTAGCCGAAGGCATCAGGAGGTACATATGGGTACAAAACTAATtctcctgctgtcctgcctCTAGTTGGCTGCAATTAAACTGGCTCGATACGGTGAAGACCTGTTGTTCTACCTGTACTACATGAATGGTGGCGACCTGCTACAGCTTCTGGCAGCGGTAGAGCTGTGAGTACTTGCTGCAGACATATTGTCATTGACATATTTTTAGTCTTAATTTCACACTGTTAATAGTctgctttaagtgtgtgtgtgtgtgtgtgtgtcattgtcaACAGGCCTTTTAAAGTCGTTTCAAAGTTGCACCAATAGCTGTTAAAGTGTGCCGCAGGCTGTCAGTAGCTCTTCCCTCTTTGAAGCGAAACATTGATTTATGTGGTGTTTGAAGTTCTTAAGATTTCATGTGAGTCACAGGTCAGTCGTTGGGTCTCTATCCTGCGTTTTTTTTCTAATTCGTCTGTCACACCTTCACTTTCCAGCTTTAACCGGGACTGGAGGTACCACAAAGAGGAGCGGGTTTGGATAACGAGGGCGCCCGGCATGGAGCCAACACTGAAGACCAACACCTACGAGAGGGGAACCTACTACTTTTTTGATTGTCTTAACTGGAGGAAAGTAGCCAAGGTAAGAATTTGTCTCCCTGCCGCGTCTTTGCACTTGACTGACTGTTGTTTTGGAGTAGAGCTTTTCTTATCATGTTAAAATTGTGTCTGCATCTCTAAGGAATTTCATCTGGAGTATGATAAGCTGGAAGAGAGGCCACACGTGCCAACAACATTCAACTACAACCCAGCCCAGCAGGCCTTCTAAGGCCCGACCAGTCCAAAGGCCGCAGCTGTTCCTGCACTGTTGTCCAGGAGGGGCGCTGTGGTTCACACAGCTTGGTTTTTATTCCTCGAGGATTTGGCTATGTGACTGCGGGGGTCGTCGCCACCTTTGAAACTGCCCTGCCTTTCCAAAATTACATGCTGCCCAAAACACCAAcacttgttctgtttttattctttatgttcctcctgtttttttttgttttttttttttggtcttgttTTGAGCAGGGTCTGTGTTATTGTTTACGTCTCTGAATCTGAACCctgttttcttgcagagaggaggactgaCCTCATGGCACAGGACAGTGACAGAACAAGGGTTACACCTCGCGTTCACAACAAGTGTTAAGAACAGAAAAAAGTCGGGGAAAGCAAAGTTAACATCCTCAGACGCAAGTGAAAGGGTGAAAGAAATGCAATGTTTATTGTTGCACTATATTTAGtaataaaagaacacaaaatttgtttgtgattttttttttttttttttttattatgtgaaCACTCCCTAACAAAATATTTCCTTTCCCATTTTTTGTTATGGGTCAGGGGTTCATGCAACTTTTCCACATGCCTCCCTTTTTCATCtctccccccctttttttttttcttccttccatTTACATTGTTTCCAGCCTCTGTGTTTGCACCATAAACTGTTTCCTGTCTCgtgctccgtctctccctctgtccgtctctctctctgagttcTGTGCCAGTTGAACATGGACACAAATCTGGGAGACTACTTCGGTTTCCACAAATGTGGACGA includes these proteins:
- the lrrc10 gene encoding leucine-rich repeat-containing protein 10, translating into MGNTMRGVIAFIPSERCQRFLVGDLKEMPLDRTLDLSSRQLRRLPVAACVFQELVKLYLSDNNLSSLPAELQGLRKLQLLALDFNCFEELPAAVCRLPQLSILYLGNNRLYRLPRELRELKELSTLWLETNCFTVFPKVVCELSNLKTLHLGYNQIQSLPKELRGLEELRSIWLAGNQLAVFPPVLLEMHFLAVIDVDRNKIRRFPGLSHMQGLKLVIYDHNPCINAPAVAEGVRRVGRWADSSDDEQEDDRSKAASETTAEVTEVHPEEEHSF
- the cnot2 gene encoding CCR4-NOT transcription complex subunit 2 codes for the protein MFGARKKFVEFVEVVDNDFTDESMYYNQPSMFPHRSDKDMLSSPSPSSSGQLSQLGASLYGPQSALGFSVRGMGNNTPQLNRNLTQGTQLPSHITPTTGVPTMSLHTPPSPSRGTLPMNTRNMLNHSQVGQGIGMSGRTNSMGSSGLGSPNRSSPSIICMPKQQPARQPFTINSMSGFGMNRNQAFGMNNSLSSNIFNGTDGSENVTGLDLSDFPALADRSRREGTGNPTPVLNPLAGRAPYVGMVTKPSTEQTQDFSIHNEDFPALPGPNYKDPTLNNDDSKTNLNSTSKSTSNADGPKFPGDKTASAQNNNQKKGIQVLPDGRVTNIPSGMVTDQFGMIGLLTFIRAAETDPGMVHLALGSDLTTLGLNLNSPENLYPKFASPWASSPCRPQDIDFHVPSEYLTNIHIRDKLAAIKLARYGEDLLFYLYYMNGGDLLQLLAAVELFNRDWRYHKEERVWITRAPGMEPTLKTNTYERGTYYFFDCLNWRKVAKEFHLEYDKLEERPHVPTTFNYNPAQQAF